One genomic region from Streptomyces sp. NBC_00582 encodes:
- a CDS encoding acyl-CoA dehydrogenase family protein, with protein sequence MERLGFEAEHEAFRASVRRFVTEHVVPHREDWERTGRVDRGLFRAAGAVGILGVAAPEEYGGGGVDDFRYNAILSEELATADVLSAGLGLSLQADIALPYLLHNCTPEQAARWLPAVVSGEAILALAMSEPGAGSDVAGIATTGVRQGDHYVVNGSKTFITNALNADLVVAAVKTDPSAGRKGISLLVIETGAAGFSRGSKLAKVGQHAADTAELFFDDLRVPVANLLGEEGRGFYVMMKHLAQERLAVTVQATAQARRAFEICVEYAKGRHAFGRPIGSFQHNRFLLAEMKTEVEIAQTYVDRLLLSHVRGELTAVEAAQGKWWTTELCRRVVDRGVQLHGGYGYMAEYPIARAWIDSRIQTIYAGTTEVMKEIIGRSLGL encoded by the coding sequence GTGGAACGTCTGGGGTTCGAGGCAGAGCACGAGGCGTTCCGGGCGAGCGTCCGCCGGTTCGTGACGGAGCACGTCGTGCCGCACCGGGAGGACTGGGAGCGGACAGGGCGGGTGGACCGTGGACTGTTCCGGGCAGCGGGAGCGGTCGGCATCCTTGGGGTGGCGGCGCCGGAGGAGTACGGCGGGGGCGGCGTGGACGACTTCCGCTACAACGCCATCCTGTCCGAAGAACTTGCCACGGCGGACGTGCTGTCAGCGGGCCTGGGGCTGTCGCTCCAGGCCGACATCGCGCTCCCCTACCTGCTGCACAACTGCACACCGGAGCAGGCGGCGCGCTGGCTTCCCGCAGTCGTCTCGGGGGAGGCCATCCTCGCTCTGGCGATGAGCGAGCCCGGTGCCGGATCCGACGTGGCGGGCATCGCCACTACCGGGGTCAGGCAGGGCGACCACTACGTCGTCAACGGCTCGAAGACGTTCATCACCAACGCGCTCAACGCCGACCTGGTCGTCGCCGCGGTCAAGACCGATCCGTCGGCCGGCCGCAAGGGCATCTCCCTGCTGGTCATCGAGACCGGCGCCGCCGGGTTCTCCCGCGGGTCGAAGCTGGCGAAGGTGGGACAGCACGCAGCTGACACGGCGGAGCTGTTCTTCGATGACCTCCGCGTGCCGGTGGCGAACCTGCTGGGCGAGGAGGGCCGGGGCTTCTACGTGATGATGAAGCACCTGGCCCAGGAGAGACTGGCGGTCACCGTGCAGGCCACGGCCCAGGCCCGGCGCGCGTTCGAGATCTGCGTGGAGTACGCCAAGGGCCGCCACGCGTTCGGCCGGCCGATCGGGTCCTTCCAGCACAACAGGTTCCTGCTCGCCGAGATGAAGACAGAAGTCGAGATCGCGCAGACGTACGTCGACCGGTTGCTGCTCTCGCACGTGCGCGGCGAGCTCACCGCCGTCGAGGCCGCGCAGGGCAAGTGGTGGACCACGGAGCTCTGCCGGCGGGTCGTGGATCGCGGGGTGCAACTGCACGGCGGCTACGGCTACATGGCGGAGTACCCGATCGCCCGCGCCTGGATCGACAGCCGCATCCAGACCATCTACGCCGGCACGACCGAGGTGATGAAGGAGATCATCGGTCGTTCGCTGGGCCTGTGA
- a CDS encoding 3-hydroxyacyl-CoA dehydrogenase NAD-binding domain-containing protein, producing MTAEQATIVRSDRDRVAVLLMDYPGRTMNIVDERLLDDLRTHLDRILADASVDAIVLGSAKAAFGAGADVAWLPTLVARPDAEEFLAKVHRLMLELAGSPKPVVAAVGGSALGGALELALATSAIVAADNSRLGLPEVTLGLLPGGGGTQLLRRFVRLDAAADLLTTGRSVDAREAADLGLVQQVATGADLIDTAVGVALGRVGALAEVALLPGAASALDARRDALADSRAGLTSAAAKILDVLAAGIADGIEEGLAQERRGFLELARSPSSRAAIHMFLVEADAKRRARTAEERVGGVAVVGGGQMGAGIAATAVTRGLSAVVRDVTEDSLDRARAHLDAVLARSGRNDDEVRDRWTATAEWEGFSDAGAVVEAVFEDPDLKQRVLADVSDHVPDSALVATNTSAISIARLASAVSHPDRFIGMHFFSPVERMPLVELITHPDTAPETALRAAALGRQLGKVPVVVGDAPGFFTSRVYARWLMEGIRLLLDGLPPEEVDAAAESAGFPVGPLRAHDEATLELVVQASIGQVAENVMTDRLDVPAVREALGKLVAGGVRGRRFGKGFYVYEDGKRKSPNDEVLAILGVRPSEAARDTAAERLLLAFATESFLCWDDGTLCHPDDGDLAAVLGIGFPRSLGGPFHWADEQGAAAIVRRCRALGTPAFPPGVGLERLAAEGGRFAHARRRMAPFTDATEQA from the coding sequence GTGACCGCCGAACAGGCGACCATCGTGCGAAGCGACCGCGACCGGGTCGCGGTCCTGCTGATGGACTACCCCGGCAGGACGATGAACATCGTCGACGAGCGCCTGCTCGACGATCTGCGGACACACCTCGACCGGATCCTCGCCGACGCGTCCGTCGACGCGATCGTGCTCGGTTCGGCGAAGGCGGCCTTCGGAGCCGGTGCCGACGTGGCCTGGTTGCCGACGCTGGTCGCGCGGCCCGACGCCGAGGAATTCCTGGCGAAGGTCCATCGGCTCATGCTGGAGCTGGCCGGTTCACCCAAGCCCGTCGTGGCCGCCGTCGGCGGCAGCGCCCTCGGCGGAGCCCTGGAGCTGGCCCTCGCGACCAGCGCGATCGTCGCCGCCGACAACAGCCGGCTGGGACTGCCGGAGGTGACCTTGGGCCTGCTGCCCGGCGGGGGCGGCACCCAGTTGCTGCGGCGGTTCGTACGCCTTGACGCCGCTGCCGATCTCCTCACCACCGGGCGGTCTGTCGACGCGCGCGAGGCCGCCGACCTTGGTCTGGTCCAGCAGGTGGCAACGGGCGCCGACCTGATCGACACGGCGGTCGGCGTCGCCCTGGGCCGGGTGGGGGCCCTGGCCGAAGTCGCCCTCCTCCCGGGCGCCGCGAGCGCCCTGGACGCCCGGCGCGACGCGCTCGCGGACAGCCGGGCGGGCCTGACCTCCGCGGCCGCCAAGATCCTCGACGTGCTGGCAGCCGGCATCGCCGACGGGATCGAGGAAGGGCTGGCCCAGGAGCGGCGTGGCTTCCTCGAGCTGGCTCGCAGCCCGTCCTCCCGAGCGGCCATCCACATGTTCCTGGTCGAGGCCGACGCCAAGCGCCGCGCCCGCACCGCCGAAGAGCGCGTCGGCGGCGTCGCGGTCGTCGGGGGCGGTCAGATGGGCGCCGGCATCGCCGCCACCGCGGTGACCCGGGGGCTGTCCGCGGTGGTACGCGATGTCACCGAGGACTCCCTGGACCGGGCGCGGGCCCACCTTGACGCGGTGCTCGCCCGCAGCGGCCGGAACGACGACGAGGTCCGCGACCGATGGACTGCGACCGCGGAATGGGAGGGCTTCTCCGATGCGGGAGCGGTCGTCGAGGCGGTCTTCGAGGACCCGGATCTCAAGCAGCGCGTTCTAGCGGACGTGAGCGACCACGTCCCTGACTCGGCGCTCGTCGCCACCAACACGTCGGCCATCTCGATCGCGCGGCTGGCCTCCGCAGTCAGCCATCCCGACCGGTTCATTGGCATGCACTTCTTCAGCCCGGTCGAGCGGATGCCGCTGGTCGAGCTGATCACTCACCCCGACACCGCTCCGGAGACGGCCCTGCGCGCCGCGGCCCTCGGAAGGCAGCTCGGCAAGGTACCGGTAGTCGTGGGGGACGCACCGGGCTTCTTCACCTCACGGGTGTACGCGCGTTGGCTGATGGAGGGGATCCGCCTGCTCCTCGACGGCCTTCCCCCCGAGGAGGTCGACGCCGCGGCGGAGTCCGCCGGCTTTCCTGTGGGACCGCTCCGGGCTCACGACGAGGCGACGCTCGAGCTCGTCGTACAGGCGTCCATCGGTCAGGTCGCCGAGAACGTCATGACCGACCGCCTCGACGTACCCGCTGTGCGCGAGGCGCTCGGGAAGCTCGTCGCCGGCGGGGTGCGTGGCCGCCGGTTCGGCAAGGGCTTCTACGTCTACGAGGACGGCAAGCGCAAAAGCCCGAACGACGAGGTGCTCGCGATCCTCGGCGTCCGGCCCTCGGAGGCGGCACGGGATACCGCGGCGGAGCGGCTGTTGCTCGCCTTTGCCACCGAGTCCTTCCTGTGCTGGGACGATGGCACCCTGTGTCACCCCGACGACGGCGACCTCGCCGCCGTTCTCGGCATCGGCTTCCCCCGCTCGCTCGGCGGCCCGTTCCACTGGGCGGACGAGCAGGGAGCTGCGGCGATCGTCAGGCGATGCCGCGCGCTCGGGACGCCGGCCTTCCCGCCCGGCGTCGGTCTCGAACGCCTCGCGGCCGAAGGAGGCCGCTTCGCGCACGCCCGTCGCCGGATGGCGCCGTTCACCGACGCTACGGAGCAGGCATGA
- a CDS encoding CaiB/BaiF CoA transferase family protein, translated as MTRDRRSGPLAGLRVIELAGIGPAPHAALVLADLGADVVRVEGPRGRQLQLADADHVDMGLRGRRVVAADLKSAEDLEMVLDLVGRADVLLEGMRPGVAERLGIGPQACLERNSRLVYARVTGWGQHGPLATAVGHDINYVGLSGALHAMGDPEAPPAPPLNLVGDYGGGSMLMLVGILAALFERSHSGRGQVVDAAMVDGAVLLSQMLLALRAMGGWSDRRGTNILDGSAPFYRTYACADGRHVAVGALEPQFFGALVEGLGLAPETVGEQHDRQSWNSMRELFAERFASQTRDEWVASFSGLDACVTPVLAYGEAAKHPHLVARQTYVELGGVVQAAPAPRFSRTPSGPPSSPAGKVPVAEVLTDWSA; from the coding sequence ATGACGAGAGACCGGCGATCGGGACCGCTGGCAGGCCTTCGTGTGATCGAGCTGGCCGGCATCGGACCGGCCCCGCACGCGGCGCTGGTCCTCGCCGACCTGGGGGCTGACGTCGTACGCGTGGAAGGGCCACGAGGCCGGCAGCTTCAGCTCGCTGACGCCGACCACGTCGACATGGGCCTGCGCGGACGGCGTGTCGTGGCGGCCGACCTCAAGTCGGCGGAGGACCTGGAGATGGTGCTGGACCTGGTCGGCCGGGCCGACGTCCTGCTTGAGGGCATGCGCCCGGGAGTGGCCGAACGGCTCGGTATCGGACCGCAAGCCTGCCTGGAGCGCAACTCCCGGCTGGTCTACGCCCGCGTCACGGGCTGGGGCCAGCACGGCCCGCTGGCGACCGCGGTCGGGCACGACATCAACTACGTCGGCCTGTCGGGCGCACTGCACGCGATGGGAGACCCCGAAGCCCCGCCTGCCCCGCCTCTGAACCTCGTGGGCGACTACGGCGGCGGGTCGATGCTGATGCTGGTGGGCATCCTCGCCGCCCTCTTCGAGCGCTCGCACTCCGGACGCGGGCAGGTGGTCGACGCGGCGATGGTCGACGGAGCAGTGCTGCTGAGCCAGATGCTGCTCGCGCTGCGCGCGATGGGCGGGTGGAGCGACCGGCGCGGCACCAACATCCTCGACGGCTCGGCTCCGTTCTACCGGACGTATGCCTGCGCGGACGGCCGTCACGTCGCGGTGGGAGCACTCGAGCCGCAGTTCTTCGGGGCACTGGTCGAAGGGCTGGGACTGGCGCCCGAGACGGTGGGCGAACAGCACGACCGGCAGAGCTGGAACAGTATGCGAGAGCTGTTCGCCGAGCGGTTCGCGTCGCAGACCCGTGACGAGTGGGTGGCGTCGTTCTCCGGGCTCGACGCCTGCGTGACCCCGGTCCTGGCGTACGGCGAGGCGGCAAAGCATCCCCATCTCGTCGCCCGGCAGACCTACGTCGAGTTGGGCGGCGTCGTACAGGCCGCTCCCGCCCCCCGGTTCTCACGTACGCCGAGTGGACCGCCGTCGTCGCCGGCCGGGAAGGTACCGGTCGCCGAGGTGCTCACGGACTGGTCCGCGTAG
- a CDS encoding SDR family oxidoreductase, translated as MAEADPIVAHSLFDVAGRHVLVTGGSKGIGEMISRGFHAAGAVVYVSARDPAVCEALADELGDRAHALPADVSTQEGCRRLAASVGALTPRLDVLVNNAGASWGADIEEYPDEAWDKVLALNLKAPFQLTVACLALLRAAASAQGPARIVNVGSVDGMHVPRWESYAYSSSKAGLHQLTRHLAKRLASDHITVNALAPGLVRTKLTRFAFDASEDELVAEVPLGRTGSADDMAGAAIFLASPAASWITGAVLPVDGGWSTLR; from the coding sequence ATGGCGGAAGCCGACCCGATCGTGGCCCACTCACTCTTCGACGTGGCGGGTCGCCACGTCCTCGTCACCGGAGGCAGCAAGGGCATCGGTGAGATGATCTCGCGAGGCTTCCACGCCGCGGGCGCTGTCGTGTACGTCTCCGCCCGGGACCCCGCCGTCTGCGAGGCGCTCGCGGACGAGCTGGGCGACCGGGCCCATGCGCTGCCCGCGGACGTGTCCACACAGGAGGGTTGCCGCCGGCTCGCGGCCTCCGTGGGCGCTCTCACGCCACGGCTCGACGTCCTGGTCAACAACGCGGGCGCGAGCTGGGGCGCCGACATCGAGGAGTATCCGGACGAGGCCTGGGACAAGGTCCTGGCGCTGAACCTGAAAGCGCCCTTCCAGCTGACCGTGGCCTGCCTCGCCCTCCTCCGGGCGGCCGCCAGCGCGCAGGGGCCTGCGCGGATCGTCAATGTGGGCTCGGTCGACGGGATGCACGTGCCGCGGTGGGAGTCCTATGCCTATTCAAGCTCGAAGGCGGGTCTGCACCAGCTCACCCGCCACCTCGCGAAGCGGCTGGCCTCGGACCACATCACCGTCAACGCCCTGGCCCCGGGTCTGGTCCGCACCAAGCTGACCCGGTTCGCCTTCGACGCCTCCGAGGACGAGCTCGTCGCGGAGGTCCCGCTGGGCCGTACCGGCTCCGCGGACGACATGGCGGGCGCCGCCATCTTCCTGGCATCGCCGGCCGCGTCGTGGATCACTGGCGCGGTGCTGCCCGTGGACGGCGGCTGGTCGACCCTGCGGTAG
- a CDS encoding thiolase family protein — translation MREAVIVEALRTPIGRGKPGGALSGWHPADLLGHVLSGLVDKTGIDPAIVDDVITGCVSQAGQQAFNVGRHGVLAAGFPESVPATSVDRQCGSSQQALHFAAQGIVAGAYEVAIAAGVEVMSRVPMFSSTMGQDAAGPRVAERYRERGGLLNQGISAELIAAKWGLSRADLDRFSAESHRRAAAATDEGRFAREILPIPVDRGEGETGEIMTTDEGIRPDSSPETLGVLKPAFYSDELAAAHPEIQWMVTAGGSSQISDGAAAVLLMERAKAESLGLTPRAVVREVAVVGDDPILMLTGVVPATEKVLRRAGLSVMDIDAFEVNEAFAPVVLSWQRETGADLRKVNVHGGAIANGHPLGASGAKLTATLLTVLEQTGGRYGLQTMCEGGGMANATIIERLG, via the coding sequence ATGCGTGAAGCAGTCATCGTCGAGGCCCTGCGGACACCGATCGGCAGGGGGAAGCCGGGGGGCGCGCTTTCCGGCTGGCACCCCGCCGACCTCCTGGGCCACGTGCTCTCGGGCCTGGTCGACAAGACCGGCATCGATCCGGCGATCGTGGATGACGTGATCACCGGGTGCGTGTCGCAGGCCGGCCAGCAGGCGTTCAACGTGGGCCGCCATGGCGTGCTCGCCGCCGGGTTCCCGGAGTCGGTGCCGGCGACGTCGGTCGACCGCCAGTGCGGGTCGTCTCAGCAGGCTCTCCACTTCGCCGCCCAGGGGATCGTGGCCGGCGCCTACGAGGTGGCCATCGCGGCAGGCGTGGAAGTGATGTCGCGTGTGCCGATGTTCTCCTCCACGATGGGACAGGACGCGGCCGGACCCAGGGTTGCCGAGCGCTATCGCGAGCGCGGCGGGCTGCTCAACCAGGGCATCTCCGCGGAGTTGATCGCGGCCAAGTGGGGCCTGAGCCGAGCCGACCTCGACCGGTTCTCCGCCGAGTCCCATCGGCGTGCCGCGGCGGCGACCGACGAGGGCCGGTTCGCTCGCGAGATCCTGCCGATCCCCGTCGACCGTGGCGAGGGCGAGACCGGGGAGATCATGACCACCGACGAGGGCATCCGGCCGGACTCCAGCCCCGAGACCCTCGGTGTGCTGAAGCCCGCCTTCTACAGCGACGAACTCGCCGCCGCGCACCCTGAGATCCAGTGGATGGTCACTGCCGGAGGCTCGTCGCAGATCTCCGACGGCGCGGCGGCCGTCCTGCTCATGGAGCGGGCCAAGGCGGAGTCCCTCGGCCTGACGCCGCGGGCCGTCGTCCGCGAGGTCGCCGTGGTGGGCGACGATCCGATCCTCATGCTGACCGGAGTCGTCCCCGCAACCGAGAAGGTCCTCCGCCGCGCAGGTCTCTCGGTCATGGACATCGACGCGTTCGAGGTCAACGAGGCGTTCGCGCCGGTGGTGCTGTCGTGGCAGCGGGAGACCGGAGCCGACCTGAGAAAGGTCAACGTCCACGGCGGAGCGATCGCCAACGGGCATCCGCTCGGCGCCTCCGGCGCGAAGCTGACGGCCACGCTGCTCACTGTGCTGGAGCAGACCGGCGGGCGCTACGGCCTGCAGACGATGTGCGAGGGTGGCGGCATGGCGAACGCCACCATCATCGAGAGGCTCGGCTGA
- a CDS encoding long-chain-fatty-acid--CoA ligase: MNTRPLEGHPATSGDDFPLNVTTLFRHMVRTHPEQQIVYRTADGAWGRYTFREYGVRASRAASVLAGLGIRPGDVVGVLDWNSKRHFELYSAIPATGAVLLQINLRLAPKDLAYVTAHSGASVVLVEESLLPVAESIAEMTPGVRRWVVMTDRPSNQVETTLPDVVFFEDLMRNEGQTGQWHMMSERSAYTACYTTGTTGRPKGVYYSHRSVYLHAMTLAALLEMSNRDCVMLVAPMFHALSWGLPQAAVYAGAKVVLPGRYTAADTSVLLDAILTEDATVINGAPAIYQPILDQIRTRETPADLRNVRMLCGAAEPPLSLMQGMYEQTGAEIIHGYGATETTALIALNRMKPALEESLTEAEKWDLKRCQGLPLPGMEIRIVDDQGRDLPHDGHAIGEILVKGPGVATSYFKPEGTNTSFTDGYWRTGDVGKILPTGYLKLTDRLKDVIKSGGEWISSIDMENALTAHPNVLEAAVVGVADDRWQERPVALVVLAPGTSAGREEILTTLDGLFAPWQMPDQIHIVESIPRTGVGKIDKRAIRDDLTTRAGRQPPELTR; encoded by the coding sequence GTGAACACCCGTCCTCTCGAGGGTCACCCCGCGACCAGCGGCGACGACTTCCCGCTGAACGTCACCACGCTGTTCCGCCATATGGTGCGCACACACCCTGAACAGCAGATCGTGTATCGGACAGCCGACGGGGCCTGGGGCCGGTACACCTTCCGTGAGTACGGCGTACGCGCCTCGAGAGCTGCCTCGGTGCTGGCCGGGCTCGGGATCAGGCCCGGCGATGTGGTCGGCGTTCTGGACTGGAACAGCAAACGGCACTTCGAGCTCTACTCGGCCATCCCGGCGACCGGTGCGGTCCTGTTGCAGATCAATCTCCGGCTCGCGCCGAAGGACCTGGCCTACGTCACCGCTCACAGCGGCGCATCAGTCGTGCTGGTCGAGGAGTCCCTCCTGCCGGTCGCCGAATCGATCGCCGAGATGACCCCGGGTGTGCGTCGCTGGGTGGTGATGACCGACCGGCCCTCGAACCAGGTGGAGACCACCCTGCCTGACGTCGTCTTCTTCGAAGATCTCATGCGCAACGAGGGGCAGACCGGCCAGTGGCACATGATGTCGGAGCGGTCTGCCTACACCGCCTGCTACACCACCGGCACGACGGGCCGACCCAAAGGCGTCTACTACTCCCACCGCTCGGTCTACCTGCACGCGATGACGCTGGCGGCGTTGCTGGAGATGAGCAACCGCGACTGCGTCATGCTGGTCGCCCCCATGTTCCACGCGCTGAGTTGGGGCCTACCGCAGGCAGCAGTCTATGCGGGAGCCAAGGTAGTCCTGCCCGGCCGCTACACAGCCGCCGACACGTCCGTGCTTCTGGACGCGATCCTCACCGAGGACGCCACGGTCATCAACGGGGCGCCCGCGATCTATCAGCCGATACTGGATCAGATCCGCACCCGCGAGACCCCGGCTGACCTCAGGAACGTGCGGATGCTGTGCGGCGCGGCCGAGCCGCCGCTGTCGTTGATGCAGGGCATGTACGAGCAGACCGGTGCCGAGATCATCCACGGCTACGGTGCCACGGAGACCACGGCTCTCATCGCGTTGAACCGCATGAAGCCGGCTCTGGAGGAGTCACTGACCGAGGCGGAGAAGTGGGATCTCAAGCGGTGTCAGGGACTTCCGCTGCCGGGAATGGAGATCCGCATCGTCGACGACCAAGGCCGCGATTTGCCGCACGACGGACACGCCATCGGCGAGATCCTCGTGAAGGGTCCGGGCGTGGCCACGAGCTACTTCAAGCCCGAGGGCACCAACACCTCCTTCACCGACGGGTACTGGCGAACCGGTGACGTCGGCAAGATCCTGCCCACCGGCTATCTGAAGCTCACCGATCGTCTGAAGGACGTGATCAAGAGTGGAGGTGAGTGGATCTCCTCGATCGATATGGAGAACGCGCTCACCGCCCATCCGAATGTGCTGGAGGCTGCCGTGGTCGGAGTCGCCGACGACCGCTGGCAGGAGCGTCCGGTGGCCCTGGTCGTGCTGGCGCCGGGAACCTCGGCAGGCCGGGAGGAGATCCTCACCACCCTCGACGGGCTCTTCGCCCCATGGCAGATGCCTGATCAGATCCACATCGTCGAGTCAATCCCCCGCACCGGCGTGGGAAAGATCGACAAGCGCGCCATCCGCGACGACCTCACAACTCGCGCAGGCCGGCAGCCCCCAGAACTCACACGCTGA
- a CDS encoding alpha/beta hydrolase, producing MTVQERQVVFDLLRSIPAPGSMSIPELRAMFDQASATTKPPEEVVLEEVTIGALRAEWSSTPHADPTSALLYLHGGGYAFGSVASHRGLVTNLGSLAGVRTLALDYRLAPEHKFPSPVEDAVAGYRHLLDQGFAPQRIAVGGDSAGGGLAIALMITLRDAGLPVPGAALCIAPWVDMMLEGDSMLTKAELDPLVSRHELTRMMGEYIAEKDRTDPRASPLLGDLAGLPPVMIQVSSHEVLLDDAHRISGRLAAADVAVRLEVWPRMPHVWHLYADMLSEGRAALEQAAGFLRERIR from the coding sequence ATGACCGTACAGGAACGACAGGTCGTCTTCGACCTGCTCCGATCGATCCCCGCCCCGGGTTCGATGTCGATCCCCGAGCTGCGCGCGATGTTCGACCAGGCCAGTGCCACGACCAAGCCTCCGGAGGAGGTGGTCCTCGAGGAGGTGACGATCGGCGCTCTGCGGGCCGAATGGTCCTCCACGCCTCACGCCGATCCCACCAGTGCTCTGCTCTACCTCCATGGTGGCGGCTACGCCTTCGGATCGGTTGCCTCCCACCGCGGCCTGGTGACCAACCTCGGATCTCTTGCCGGCGTCCGGACGCTGGCGCTCGACTATCGGCTCGCCCCCGAGCACAAGTTCCCCAGCCCGGTCGAAGACGCCGTCGCCGGATACCGCCACCTGCTCGACCAAGGCTTTGCACCGCAACGGATCGCGGTCGGCGGCGACTCCGCCGGCGGCGGGCTGGCCATCGCGCTCATGATCACTCTGCGTGACGCCGGCCTTCCGGTGCCCGGCGCAGCACTCTGCATCGCCCCCTGGGTCGACATGATGCTGGAGGGCGACTCGATGCTGACCAAAGCGGAGCTGGATCCACTCGTGAGCCGCCATGAGCTGACGCGGATGATGGGCGAGTACATCGCCGAGAAAGACCGGACCGATCCGAGGGCCTCGCCCCTCCTGGGCGACCTCGCCGGACTGCCGCCGGTGATGATCCAGGTCAGCTCGCACGAGGTCCTGCTCGACGACGCTCACCGCATCTCTGGTCGTCTGGCCGCCGCCGACGTTGCCGTACGGCTCGAGGTCTGGCCGCGGATGCCGCATGTGTGGCACCTCTACGCCGACATGCTCAGTGAGGGCCGGGCCGCGCTCGAGCAGGCCGCCGGCTTCCTGCGCGAGCGGATCCGGTGA
- a CDS encoding acyl-CoA dehydrogenase family protein, with product MELKTGTDSELKTELVQRAEALTELVASEAADTERRGFMSPSVLEALCEAGFMKILVPRRYGGYELDVDTMARVVRTIAPSCTSTAWVLAFYIGHNWLHALFPERSQEEVFAERSYALTPGTFAPSFTLTPTRGGYLARGRSSWNSGSAGADWFMNGGLVQVDGEAPSLRFFLAPRAEVTLIETWEVAGLRGTSSNDVAMEDVFIPEHHTVEAVDVLNGTTPGAALHGNPLYALPVMPFIVGEILPVAVGTYQAAATEFTRVTKSRFLSDTGARADSKQSTRITLGKAEAGAALADSMLDSYLKALGGTEMEVLRDPATRGRLKAQGAMITDFCGAGINQLVAAAGANAYRNSSPLQRHFRDINMMRAHATLDVERASETYGEVLLGLPPQAPI from the coding sequence ATGGAACTCAAGACCGGCACGGACAGCGAACTCAAGACTGAGCTCGTCCAACGGGCAGAAGCACTGACCGAGCTCGTGGCAAGCGAGGCAGCGGACACCGAGCGGCGCGGCTTCATGTCGCCGAGCGTCCTCGAGGCCCTCTGCGAGGCCGGCTTCATGAAGATCCTCGTGCCCCGGCGCTACGGAGGCTATGAGCTCGACGTCGACACCATGGCTCGGGTGGTGCGCACCATCGCACCGAGCTGCACCTCGACCGCATGGGTGCTCGCCTTCTACATCGGGCACAACTGGCTGCATGCGCTCTTCCCGGAACGGTCACAGGAGGAGGTGTTCGCAGAGCGGTCCTACGCGTTGACCCCCGGCACCTTCGCCCCCTCCTTCACCCTGACGCCGACGCGGGGCGGCTACCTGGCCCGTGGCCGCAGTTCGTGGAACTCCGGAAGCGCGGGTGCGGACTGGTTCATGAACGGTGGGCTGGTCCAGGTGGACGGTGAGGCGCCGAGCCTGCGCTTCTTCCTGGCGCCCAGGGCCGAGGTGACGCTCATCGAGACCTGGGAGGTCGCGGGGCTGCGGGGCACCTCGAGCAACGACGTAGCGATGGAGGATGTGTTCATCCCCGAACACCACACGGTCGAGGCGGTCGACGTCCTGAACGGCACCACGCCGGGTGCGGCGCTGCACGGCAATCCCCTCTACGCGCTTCCGGTGATGCCGTTCATCGTGGGCGAGATCCTTCCCGTGGCGGTGGGGACCTACCAGGCCGCCGCCACGGAGTTCACACGCGTGACCAAGAGCCGCTTTCTCAGTGACACCGGCGCTCGCGCCGACAGCAAGCAGAGCACCCGCATCACTCTCGGGAAAGCCGAGGCCGGCGCGGCGCTGGCCGATTCGATGTTGGACAGCTACCTCAAGGCGCTGGGCGGGACCGAGATGGAGGTGCTCCGCGACCCGGCCACCCGTGGGCGACTGAAGGCTCAGGGAGCGATGATCACCGACTTCTGCGGCGCCGGCATCAACCAGCTGGTCGCCGCGGCCGGGGCCAACGCCTACCGCAACAGCTCTCCCCTGCAGCGCCACTTCCGAGACATCAACATGATGCGGGCCCACGCCACGCTGGACGTGGAACGAGCATCGGAAACCTACGGAGAGGTCCTGCTCGGCCTACCGCCGCAGGCTCCGATCTAG